TTCATGATGGAAATGAAATTGAGTGGGAAGATCTATTATTCCTAAAGCGTTTAAGCTGACTAAATTGTCTGAGTGTATTTAAACATAGTCTTAGGTTAGTCTTCACTGGAAGTGTTTTCTTAATTTCATTGGAGAAGCTGTGTCTTCTATTTGTCCAATTTATTGTGATTCTTTATAAAAGAGATATATTTGATCTTCTCTTTGCATTTATCATTTGCTTACGATATGCTAACTCGAGCTCCTCtgattctcttttcttctttgtggTTTGATTAGGGGATACAAGCGTTTCTATAGGCGTACCCAGCTTGAGACATCTGACTTTCTCAAAGACGATTGCCTGATAATCAACTGTACGGTTGGAGTTGTGGTTTCCGAGGTACAGTGCCCACGTTTACACTCTATTCGCGTCCCTGATTCAGAACTTGGATCACATTTTGGAGTTTTGCTGGATAGCATGGAAGGTTCTGATGTCACTTTTGACATTGCTGGCGAAAAGTTTCAAGCTCATAAACTAGTACTGGCGGCTCGATCTCCATTTTTCAAGTCTAAATTTTTCAACGAGCCTGAAGCAAACAATAGAGAGGTTACGATCAACAATCTAGAACCAAAGGTTTTTAAGGTACATCATTGTGGTTTTTCTTtacttgttttttgtttgttcaaaaCATACCTTTATTTAGGCTCTGTTCCTTCCAGGCTTTGCTACAATTCATGTATAAAGATTCTCTTCCTGAAGATGTGGAGCCTGTGACAGCTCATACATTTGACCTCTTAAAGCTGCCTGATATATACGAGACATTGATTGTAAAGCTCTTAGCGGCTGCGGACAGGTATAATCTGAATAGGCTCAGGTTGTTGTGTGAATCTCACATCTGCAAAGGTGTATCAGTGAAGTCCGTAGCCAAGATCTTAGCATTGGCTGACAGATATAAAGCTACAGAACTAAAGGACGTTTGCCTAAAATTCACTGCCGAGAATCTAGCAGGtatgctttcttcttcttcttcttttcaggGAGCAGTATGCTTCTAAAGTTGCAATTACCGGTGGACAATCATGTTTACGGTTTGGTCTTATGGAAACGGAAACCAAATAAAATCATCTGTATTATTCTGTTTAGTCTGCTTCGGTAGTACTAGATTTCGACTTTCCATATTGGGATTCCAAATTATGAACACATTACATTTCAGCTTACGTATTTTTGGTTTGGTCTGCTGTTTTATATGTCCACCACTAGTATGCATATCAAAGTGTATAATCGATCTTCTGTTGTGTTTGAATTTGGCTTCAATATTGCAGCTGTTCTAGAGACAGATGCTTACCAGCAGCTGAAGGATGAATGTCTGTCCCTCCAGTCCGAGCTTCTGAAGGCAGTGGCTGGTTACGAGGAAGCCAGCAACAGCACAGGAGGAGCCAAGTCTCAGAGCGTTTGGGCTCAACTATCAGACGGCGGTGGTGATACCAGCAGCCGACATGTTAGACAACGCACCACCTAGATCCTTGATATGTCTTTTCTCAGGTTAATAACCATAGAGGGGGTATATAGTTTGCTTTTCTGTACTTTTTTTCCAATGTTTACAAGGTTTTGTCGACGTGCTACTAGTTTGAATTATGAATCCTAACTCTTATGTTAGTGAGATATGAATCAACCTTTCACTTGTGTAGTAGTAGTAGTTTCATATGTATCCTTTTGTATGTGTATCTCATAACTGTTTCATGCTATAAATGACGGTTTCAAATCCCATAAATTCCAGAACATTTTTGTATCATAACTCATAAGAAAGACCGAAGCAATAGAAAAAGTTGCATTGTATCACACGATTTAAAAcaccaaagagagagagaaagagaactctacaacatcatcttcatcttttcAGTGTCTGTTGAAAAAGTGTATTCCTAATCAGCCGGTTATGGTCTCGGTTCAATCAAGGAAGAGATTGAATAATGGTTAGCTGGTTAAAGCTTAGATCAAATGTCGCGTGGGTGACACGATGGTTGGTAGGCATTATGAATGAACTTAAAAGTCAACGGTTTCCAAAACGTATTGAGTTGGGAAAGAGAGCTATAACCTAATCTTCTCGGTTTCCATTCAATCGTAAGACCCAAGTCTGCTAGCTCGAAGCCTAAACGACGGTTATTGTACCATAACCGGTTACGGTggtacaataaaaaaatatcgaaCGATGCAGATCCGCACGATACTATAACACATTGGTCAACTGTATCTGTGTATTAACGTTACAAGTGCAAAACATTTGATCCTATTTTTGCTGCGTTACATTCTCAACGTTTCATATTTTGGCCTCGTCCTCTCTCTCACAAGCGACCAAACTTCCACGACCAATATGTCTGAATCTCCCACCATCAATGACTCTCCACCAGCTCCGGCGATCGCCGGAGACTCACAAACCACCGCGGCTAACGAATCGGATCCCAATGCGAAATGTCAAACAGCTATACAATCCTTATCCTCCATCGTCACAACCACGAGCATCCCTTCCACAATCTCCCTCCTCCTCGACGACTCGTCCGTCTCCGCCGCGATCTCATCTCTCCTCCAACGTCCCGACTCAGGCGCAGGCGACAACAACCTCTGCCGCTGGCTCTACGACACCTTCCAATCCACGGAACCTTCCCTCCACCTCCTCGTCCTCCGTTTCGTCCCCTTGATCGCCGGCCTCTACCTCTCCCGCGTCCCTCTCCGCCAACCGCAAGCCGGATTCGAAGCGGTCTTACTCGCTCTCTACGCGCACGAGACAACCTCACGCGCCGGACAGGCCGTAACCGTCAACATCCCCGATCTCTCCCACCCCAGCATCTACCACGAGTCCAAAGGTCCCGCGAAGAACAACTCCACGTGTCTCAACATCGCCGTCGTCTCCTCGACGCTTGATCCACACGGTACTATTAGAATAGATATAAATCCTATAGTTGGTTTAAGTGTAAACCAGTATTTAACCGAGTAAACCGGTTCTTGTACAATGTATATAAACAGAGTCGTTACTTTGTAACAGAAATAACAGAATCATTTTCTTCGAATTTCTCTAACAGGTACGGTGAGATCCACGCGCAGGGCGAGGATCGTTGGCGTCGCGCTGGAGCTTTACTACAGCGAGATATCGAGGATGCCACGTCAGTCCAAGCTCGATTTCTGCGGGGCTTGCGAGAAGTGGGCTGGGGGAAACGGAGAGACACGAGCTGTGGTGGTCCCtgaggaagaagagagtgtAGCAGTCGCGAGATCTGAGAAAGACGGTGGACGGATTCCTCTGCCGTGGGAGCTTGTGCAGCCGATGATGAGGATCTTGGGGCATTGCTTGATGGGGATGAAGGTGGAAGATAAGGAAGTGAAGGAGGCGGCGAGTAAAGCTTGTCAGAGTTTGTATCTTCGGTCTCTGCATGATATTAACCCTAAGGCGATTCTAGCTGCTGGGAGTCTTCTCCGGTTATTGGAGATGGCTCTTGATCCCAAGAACCAGATTGATCACACTGAGATATCAAACGACAACGTTTTGTCTGTTTGACCTCAttgttttgcttttatttttttgggtcaacgctttcttttttttttatcttaaagaTAACCACTTTGATTTGTCAACTTAAACCATGTATGTAAGGCCACGTTCTCGCGGAAATGTTCGATTGCACTCACTCCAATATGCAACCTATTGTTGTTTGTTGTCGTTTGCAGCGACCACTCACAGAagtttgaaaattttttttttatcaaacaagcATTGCATTAGCTAGAAGGGTTCTACCCACCGCGAATGGGGTTTTTTACAAACTGATCGAAAGTTGATTTTGCCACAGAATCAGCCTCTGAATTAAAATTTCGAGAAATGAAAGCAAAGGAAATGACatcaaaatatgacataaaGTGGTAGATATCAAACATGATACCGAACAGTTCCGGTTGACACCCTCTCGTCTTCAACAGATTGATCAGAGATAAGGAATCGGATAGAACCGCCAAGGATCAGACGTTTGAATAAAACGCAAGAGCAACCGCTCGGTGAACAGCAATGGCTTCGGCCATGAGAGCTGATGATACGTGACTAAGGGAATCAGATATGGTGGGGTGACTAAACGCTACATCACCGCTGAAGATTACTCCAATTCCGCACTTCCCTGAGCTTCTGTCCCAAGCCGCATCCACTTTGCATATTAGTACTCCGGTCTGCACAGGCGGTGGAGGACAAGGGGAGCGTTGATGTGGGCGAAGTGAGCATGCGGTGTTAGATGATGACACTCTGGTACTATTTTGCGCTTCACTCCACTCCTTGGCGTCTTTAATGCTCTTAAGTGCAATTTCTTGAGCTGTGAAGACCCTGTTCTCAAAGACAAGTTTATTTCGAGCTTTCCACAAGTTCCACATAACCCAAGGCCACAAAGGAGAAGTTAATCCTGTCGGAGGCAATGGGAGAAAGTTACTGCCCTGTTTTATCAATTCCGAAACTGAAGGAAGTAGGCTAGAAGGTGTATGCCGTGTCGGAATGAGTCGCCACACTTCCTCTGCTATCGGGCACGTAAGAAAAACGTGAAGGTCATCTTCATGTACTCCACATGTTTTACAGTTGAAGCTTGGAACTCCTCTCTTCTCAAGGTTGGAGCTAACTGGGATGGCTTTCCTCACCACCCGCCATAGGAAGTCCTTGAGTTTCGGCACCGTTTTGACATTCCAAATGTGTGATAACCAGTTGACCGGCTGATTCCCTACATGTAGGGGTTTTTCTCTCAGTATTCCCACCCCATAGCCTGTCTTTGTAGAGTAGATGCCTGATTTTTCCGGTAACCATAACAGAGTATCATCCACTGGGGTTGAGCTAGTTTTTATTTGCAAAATAGTGTCCTCATACTGAGGTAAAAGAGCTCTGATCTTGTCCAGTTCCCATTTGTTTGTTAACGGGCAGAGCAGGTCGCTAACCATTAGAAGTTGATTTTCTAATGTGACTGGACCCATCGGTTGAGAAGGGGTTTTGAAGGAAAGCCAGGGCGAATTCCAGATACTAATCTTTTCGCCATTTCCCACTGCCCAACTGAGACCATGTCTGAGAATACTCCGTCCTGCCAAAACACTCCTCCAGCCATGGGAGGCTGATGCTGGGATAGGAACTTCCATAAATGAGGAGGTATGTGCATATTTTCCTAATAGCACCCGTCCAAGCAAGGAGTGGGGTTCTTTTAGAATTCTCCATCCAATTTTTGCAAGCAGCGCGTCATTGAACGTTTCTATGTCTCGGAAACCAAGCCCCCCTGCGTATTTCGGTAGAGTCATAGTGTC
The window above is part of the Brassica napus cultivar Da-Ae chromosome C3, Da-Ae, whole genome shotgun sequence genome. Proteins encoded here:
- the LOC106385515 gene encoding uncharacterized protein LOC106385515 codes for the protein MSESPTINDSPPAPAIAGDSQTTAANESDPNAKCQTAIQSLSSIVTTTSIPSTISLLLDDSSVSAAISSLLQRPDSGAGDNNLCRWLYDTFQSTEPSLHLLVLRFVPLIAGLYLSRVPLRQPQAGFEAVLLALYAHETTSRAGQAVTVNIPDLSHPSIYHESKGPAKNNSTCLNIAVVSSTLDPHGTVRSTRRARIVGVALELYYSEISRMPRQSKLDFCGACEKWAGGNGETRAVVVPEEEESVAVARSEKDGGRIPLPWELVQPMMRILGHCLMGMKVEDKEVKEAASKACQSLYLRSLHDINPKAILAAGSLLRLLEMALDPKNQIDHTEISNDNVLSV
- the LOC106386979 gene encoding BTB/POZ and MATH domain-containing protein 5; translation: MSGSQIPRSNPDRVSSPTSSKSVTQTVNGSHQFVIQGYRLAKGMGVGKHIASDNFSVGGYQWGIFFYPDGKNPEDNSAYVSVFVALASEGTEVRALFELALVDQSGKGNHKVHSHFERSLDSGPYTLKYKGSMWGYKRFYRRTQLETSDFLKDDCLIINCTVGVVVSEVQCPRLHSIRVPDSELGSHFGVLLDSMEGSDVTFDIAGEKFQAHKLVLAARSPFFKSKFFNEPEANNREVTINNLEPKVFKALLQFMYKDSLPEDVEPVTAHTFDLLKLPDIYETLIVKLLAAADRYNLNRLRLLCESHICKGVSVKSVAKILALADRYKATELKDVCLKFTAENLAAVLETDAYQQLKDECLSLQSELLKAVAGYEEASNSTGGAKSQSVWAQLSDGGGDTSSRHVRQRTT